AAAGCACAAGTAGAAGGAGCTATTATTATGGCACTCACGGCTGCAACCAAAGATGCTATTATTTTTGATAAGGGCATGGCTACCAATAGCAATTTTCACGATTACCGTATGGCTCGAATCAATGAAGTACCGCCTGTTATTGATATTCATATTTTGGTAGATGGCACTAAACCCAATGGTGTTGGCGAACCAGGACTACCGCCATTTGCCCCTGCACTTTGCAATGCTATTTATCAGGCCACAGGCAAGCGTATCCGTAAACTACCCTTTGATATAGACAATGTCGTCTAGGCAATAGCTGATAAAATAGTGTTATCGTTAAAAAAACTATCTCAATTTTACTAACTGGCAAATTTTTGCCAGTTAGTAAAATTGAGATAGGAGACTTTAGTGTATTTTTAATATAATCCTAAAAATCTTGCATTCAAGAAATAGGTGTCTGCCTGTTTTAACTACTCTTTATAATTATTTGATAACTTAACATGAGCGTAAGCACTCTTTTTGAATAGTAAAAACTATGATTAAACCTTCTATTGAAGTTAGACAAACAAGATAATGTTGTAACTTTACGGTTAGCCTAATAAACAAATGGTAATTCCTGCCGTTTGTAAGGAATATTGATGTAACCATATAAATAGTAAAATTTTAAATAATGAAATATATCATTTTAACCGTTACTTTTTTACTAAGTAGTATATTGTTGTTAGATGCCAAACCAAGAAAACGTAAGCACAAAGCAAGAGCTAGACACAGAACTGCAGTGGTTGCCAAAAATGTAAAAACGATTTGGGTAGCCGACCATCAGGTCGATTGTCAGGGTGTGGGGCCTATGAAGTGTTTCTTGATTAAATATGCCGAAGAGGAAGAATGGCAAAATTATTATGGTACAATAGATAGGTTTAAGTTTGTAGAAGGCTTTGAATATAAAATTCAAGTAAAAGAAACCCCCATCAAAAACCCTCCTGCCGATGCCCCAGATGTAAAATGGACTTTGGCCAGGGTTTTGTCTAAAAAAGAAGCTGAAATTCCGAGATTACCCTTGGCTTCTCAATGGATTTTGGA
The DNA window shown above is from Flectobacillus major DSM 103 and carries:
- a CDS encoding DUF4377 domain-containing protein yields the protein MKYIILTVTFLLSSILLLDAKPRKRKHKARARHRTAVVAKNVKTIWVADHQVDCQGVGPMKCFLIKYAEEEEWQNYYGTIDRFKFVEGFEYKIQVKETPIKNPPADAPDVKWTLARVLSKKEAEIPRLPLASQWILESYYDGNAWVSAGSKSAYITIARDLKSFTGTGGCNRLRGNLDVNANNVKFGQIISTKMACDKLQAETKFINVLESATSFEIKGAELFLYKDGQPIVSLESYR